A region of Chitinophagales bacterium DNA encodes the following proteins:
- a CDS encoding aminotransferase class III-fold pyridoxal phosphate-dependent enzyme, translating into MSNQSKMKADFPNISKSLAMYDRAKKLMHPITQTLAKGPGQFTYGVSPVYVERAKGSKIWDVDGNEYLDYCMGIGPISLGYAYDKVDNAIKEQLDKGITFSLMHRLELEVAERLNEIIPNAESIRISKQGADVCSAAVRISRAFTKRNKVAVCGYHGWHDWYIGTTTRDAGIPQAIKDLTVMIQYNNIESVKAVMTPDLACLILEPIIFEEPKDNFLHEVQALCKANGTLLIFDEMWTGFRLALGGAQEFFGIKPDLAVYSKACANGMPVAFLTGRDDVMSLFESDVFYFTTFGGEALSLAATIATLDEMKAKNVPQYLATQGQKIKDGFNTLREKHGMTEYITIGGYPCRSIVNFTEKAGDALVLKTYLQQEMIKRGILWSSFHNMCLSHSDADIQYTLDVYDDIFPTFKQLIESNTVETALKGQVLEPVFRKVKY; encoded by the coding sequence ATGTCTAATCAATCAAAAATGAAAGCGGATTTTCCCAATATTAGTAAGTCATTAGCAATGTATGATAGAGCTAAAAAACTCATGCATCCTATAACACAGACTCTAGCCAAAGGGCCTGGACAGTTTACCTATGGAGTTTCGCCCGTTTATGTAGAGCGTGCCAAGGGTTCTAAGATTTGGGATGTCGATGGCAATGAATATCTGGACTACTGCATGGGTATAGGCCCTATATCACTTGGCTATGCTTATGACAAAGTGGACAATGCCATTAAAGAGCAGTTAGACAAGGGTATCACCTTTTCATTGATGCATCGATTAGAGCTAGAGGTAGCTGAAAGATTGAATGAAATTATACCAAATGCAGAGAGTATTCGTATATCGAAGCAAGGAGCAGACGTTTGCAGTGCTGCTGTGAGAATATCGAGAGCATTTACCAAAAGAAATAAGGTAGCAGTATGTGGCTATCACGGTTGGCACGATTGGTATATCGGTACTACGACGCGCGATGCCGGTATTCCTCAGGCTATCAAAGATTTGACCGTTATGATTCAATACAACAATATTGAAAGTGTCAAAGCAGTGATGACCCCTGACCTAGCATGTTTGATTTTAGAGCCTATCATTTTCGAAGAGCCAAAAGATAATTTTTTACACGAAGTTCAAGCGTTATGCAAGGCTAATGGAACACTTTTGATATTCGATGAAATGTGGACTGGATTTCGATTGGCTCTAGGTGGTGCACAAGAATTTTTCGGCATAAAACCCGACCTCGCTGTTTATTCGAAAGCTTGCGCCAATGGCATGCCAGTAGCCTTCTTGACGGGAAGAGACGATGTAATGAGCCTATTCGAGTCCGATGTATTTTATTTCACGACCTTCGGTGGTGAGGCGTTATCACTAGCGGCTACAATCGCTACCTTAGATGAAATGAAAGCAAAAAATGTACCTCAGTACTTAGCGACACAAGGTCAAAAAATCAAGGATGGCTTCAATACTTTGAGAGAAAAGCATGGAATGACGGAATATATCACTATCGGTGGCTATCCGTGTCGTTCTATTGTTAATTTTACTGAGAAAGCAGGCGATGCTCTCGTTCTGAAAACATATCTACAACAAGAAATGATAAAACGAGGTATCCTCTGGTCAAGCTTTCACAATATGTGTCTATCGCACAGTGATGCGGATATTCAATATACCCTCGATGTCTATGACGATATTTTCCCAACTTTCAAACAACTCATAGAATCCAATACGGTGGAGACAGCGCTGAAAGGGCAGGTGCTAGAGCCTGTGTTTA
- the ung gene encoding uracil-DNA glycosylase yields the protein MANFPQNNWLPIFQSAQQLGLFELVTQKIMEEKEKGKIIFPTSHQIFRAFELCDWDNLKLVLLGQDPYHGVGEANGLCFSVNEGIRTPPSLKNIFKELKNEYSNFNLNRSSDLSDWAQQGVLLINSVLTVKKDQPASHAHLGWQGFTDYIISEISSKKSGIVFMLLGNFAKSKIHLIDTTKHKIIEAAHPSPFSAHRGFFGSNVFKNCNEFLSTNGHQEIVW from the coding sequence GTGGCAAATTTCCCTCAGAACAACTGGTTGCCTATTTTTCAATCTGCCCAGCAGTTGGGTTTATTTGAACTAGTCACTCAAAAAATTATGGAAGAAAAGGAGAAAGGGAAAATAATTTTTCCAACTTCACATCAAATTTTTCGAGCATTCGAGCTTTGCGATTGGGATAACCTCAAACTCGTATTATTGGGTCAAGATCCCTATCATGGAGTAGGTGAGGCTAATGGTCTTTGTTTTTCTGTGAATGAAGGTATCCGAACGCCTCCATCTCTAAAAAATATTTTCAAAGAACTCAAAAATGAATATTCTAACTTCAACCTAAATCGTTCAAGCGACCTCTCTGATTGGGCACAGCAAGGTGTCCTGCTCATAAATTCTGTATTGACTGTGAAAAAAGACCAGCCGGCTAGTCATGCGCATTTGGGTTGGCAAGGATTTACGGACTACATCATATCTGAAATTTCAAGTAAAAAGTCTGGAATAGTGTTTATGTTATTGGGAAATTTCGCCAAATCGAAAATTCATTTAATTGATACTACGAAACATAAAATCATTGAAGCCGCTCATCCTTCTCCATTTTCAGCTCATAGAGGTTTTTTTGGATCAAATGTATTTAAAAATTGCAATGAATTTTTAAGTACAAATGGACACCAAGAAATAGTCTGGTAG
- a CDS encoding outer membrane beta-barrel protein translates to MKKLLCLTFNFIFLNLSSQKDFSTQLAFGPNYYFNNLEIFKDNLDPINYSFYGKIMWNTRYRLSFGIESGYIRLYRLNDFSAGATSEIHMTAIPVHAAIEMKLNKQFYANFSFGPSFIRNKITSIKGEQNTHTFSVSDVSFGLGYRHKFKNEMFVGVETKFFYSSKSEDRNIAVPVFVGINF, encoded by the coding sequence ATGAAAAAACTACTGTGTCTTACTTTCAATTTTATTTTTCTCAATCTATCTTCTCAAAAAGATTTTAGCACCCAGTTAGCATTTGGTCCTAATTATTATTTCAATAATCTAGAAATTTTTAAAGATAATCTTGATCCCATCAATTATTCGTTTTATGGAAAAATTATGTGGAATACACGTTATCGACTTTCATTTGGCATCGAATCTGGATATATCAGACTCTACAGACTCAATGACTTTTCTGCAGGTGCTACTTCAGAAATACATATGACGGCTATTCCAGTGCACGCCGCTATTGAAATGAAACTTAATAAACAGTTCTATGCTAATTTTAGCTTTGGTCCTAGTTTTATTCGAAATAAAATAACATCTATAAAGGGAGAACAAAATACACATACCTTCTCCGTGTCTGATGTGAGTTTTGGTTTAGGTTATCGGCATAAATTTAAAAATGAAATGTTTGTAGGTGTCGAAACCAAATTTTTCTACTCATCGAAATCTGAAGATAGGAATATAGCTGTGCCTGTATTCGTGGGTATTAATTTTTAA